A region from the Desulfobotulus pelophilus genome encodes:
- a CDS encoding Fic family protein, which translates to MKRELQGRYVTISTVGEKAQAFVPAPLPPHPPIHWTPELRSKFDQALLALGRLDSVSTLLPDTSLFLYMYVRKEAVLSSMIEGTQSSLSDLLLFELDQEPGVPLDDVREVSNYVAALHHGLHLLKEGLPLSLRLFREIHGVLLTRGRGSNQTPGEFRRSQNWIGGTRPGNAAFVPPPAEEMLECMGRLELFLHDQPEPTPVLLKAALAHVQFETIHPFLDGNGRLGRLLIALILYEQKVLREPMLYLSLYFKTHRQYYYELLNNVRLTGDWEAWLDFFAEAVIATATQAVETSRQLLDLTNQDRDKISSLGRAAASTLQVHRALMEHPIATSGSLVKKTGITPATVNKALGHLEQLGIVKELTAQKRNRLFSYAGYIEIMGRGTELPGK; encoded by the coding sequence ATGAAACGAGAACTCCAGGGCAGGTACGTAACCATATCGACGGTGGGTGAGAAGGCTCAGGCCTTCGTGCCTGCGCCGCTGCCGCCGCATCCGCCCATCCACTGGACCCCGGAGCTACGCAGCAAATTCGATCAGGCGCTGCTGGCCCTCGGCAGGCTGGACAGCGTCTCGACCCTCTTGCCGGACACCTCCCTGTTCCTCTACATGTACGTCCGTAAGGAAGCGGTACTCTCTTCCATGATCGAGGGAACCCAGTCGTCTCTGTCCGACCTGCTGCTGTTCGAGCTGGATCAGGAACCCGGCGTACCACTGGATGACGTACGGGAGGTCAGCAACTACGTTGCAGCGCTCCACCATGGTCTGCACCTTCTGAAAGAAGGGCTGCCATTATCGCTGCGCCTGTTTCGGGAAATTCATGGTGTGCTGCTGACCAGAGGCCGGGGCAGCAATCAGACTCCGGGCGAATTCCGGCGCAGCCAGAACTGGATCGGCGGCACCCGGCCGGGCAACGCGGCCTTTGTTCCGCCTCCGGCGGAAGAGATGCTGGAGTGTATGGGCAGGCTGGAGCTTTTCCTCCATGACCAGCCCGAGCCGACCCCGGTGCTGCTCAAGGCGGCGCTGGCCCATGTGCAGTTTGAAACCATCCACCCCTTCCTCGATGGCAATGGCCGTCTCGGTCGTCTGCTGATCGCCTTGATCCTGTATGAGCAGAAGGTGCTGCGGGAACCGATGCTCTACCTCAGCCTCTATTTCAAGACGCACCGCCAGTATTACTACGAGCTGCTCAACAATGTCCGCCTGACCGGTGACTGGGAAGCCTGGCTCGATTTCTTTGCCGAGGCGGTGATTGCCACGGCCACCCAGGCGGTGGAAACATCCCGGCAGCTTCTCGACCTGACGAATCAGGACCGTGACAAGATCAGCAGCCTGGGACGGGCAGCGGCATCCACCCTGCAGGTCCACCGGGCGCTGATGGAACATCCCATCGCCACCTCTGGCTCCCTGGTTAAGAAGACCGGCATCACTCCAGCCACGGTCAATAAGGCGCTCGGCCACCTGGAGCAGCTCGGTATCGTCAAGGAGCTGACCGCCCAGAAACGCAACCGCCTGTTCAGCTATGCAGGTTATATCGAGATCATGGGACGCGGCACGGAACTGCCGGGGAAATAA
- a CDS encoding Fic family protein: protein MKYQPPYTITPLIVNLVAKISEAIGRRTVLTDQAKVLRLRRINRVRTIHASLAIEGNTLSEAQITAILEGKRVIAPPREVQEVKNALAAYDRFHIWKPNVEKNLLEAHRILMSGLIDETGMYRQGGVGVMAGKQVIHMAPPAEQVPYLMADLFRWLAATDAHPLIACSVFHYAFEFIHPFADGNGRMGRLWQSLILARWNALFADIPVESLIFQHQTAYYQAIQESTRQSDASPFVVFMLRMILDTVRTSTPEVTQEVTPEVRLLSVLTSEMTRQQLKETLGLKDNEHFRKAYLLPALDAGLIEMTLPDKPRSSKQKYRLTDKGRLLRDSAN from the coding sequence ATGAAATACCAGCCGCCCTACACCATCACCCCGCTGATTGTGAATCTGGTCGCCAAGATCAGCGAGGCCATCGGAAGACGGACCGTACTCACCGATCAGGCGAAAGTCTTGCGGCTGCGGCGCATTAACCGTGTTCGCACCATTCACGCTTCGCTGGCCATCGAGGGCAACACCCTGAGTGAGGCGCAGATCACGGCAATTCTGGAGGGCAAGCGGGTCATTGCCCCACCCCGTGAGGTGCAGGAAGTGAAAAATGCCCTGGCCGCCTACGACCGGTTCCATATCTGGAAGCCCAATGTGGAAAAGAACCTGCTGGAAGCCCATCGGATACTGATGTCCGGCCTGATTGACGAGACGGGTATGTACCGACAGGGCGGCGTGGGGGTGATGGCTGGCAAACAGGTGATCCACATGGCCCCGCCCGCAGAGCAGGTGCCATATCTGATGGCCGATCTGTTCCGATGGCTGGCCGCCACCGATGCCCACCCACTCATCGCATGTTCGGTTTTTCACTACGCGTTCGAATTCATCCACCCCTTCGCCGATGGCAACGGCCGCATGGGCCGGTTATGGCAAAGCCTGATTCTCGCCCGCTGGAATGCCTTGTTTGCTGACATCCCGGTGGAAAGCCTCATCTTCCAGCACCAGACCGCGTACTATCAGGCGATTCAGGAGAGCACCCGCCAGTCCGATGCCTCCCCCTTTGTTGTTTTTATGTTGCGGATGATTCTGGATACGGTCCGCACATCAACCCCGGAAGTCACACAGGAAGTCACCCCGGAAGTCCGGCTCCTTTCGGTCTTAACCTCCGAAATGACCCGGCAACAGCTCAAAGAAACCCTTGGGCTGAAAGATAATGAGCATTTCCGTAAGGCCTACCTGCTCCCTGCTTTGGATGCCGGTCTCATTGAAATGACCCTCCCCGATAAGCCACGCAGCAGCAAACAGAAATACCGGCTGACGGACAAGGGCCGTCTGCTACGGGATTCAGCAAACTGA
- a CDS encoding restriction endonuclease subunit S: MKKKQLQAVTKIIAGQSPESSTYNSTGNGLPFFQGKADFQEMFPTVRMWCTSAKRKEAEPGDILISVRAPVGAVNICNQKSIIGRGLSAIRPSSSLDGMFLYYFFKANEKQIDALGTGSTFKAITQETLKKIEIPIPPIKDQKRIAHLLGKVEGLIAHRKQHLQQLDDLLKSVFLEMFGDPEQNEKKHNISTLSPYITHLTSGGRGWAKYYSDSGKRFIRSLDVQMNAIGSDDIVYVTPPNNKETERTRVIQGDVLLTITGSKIGRVCSVPQDFEEAYISQHVAIIRTKGINPVYLSFYLSMPACGQRIITKQQYGQAKPGLNLTQIQNFEIITPDIDLQNQFAAIVEKVEGLKSRYQQSLTDLETLYAALTQKAFKGELDLSRIPLPTEPDASRKEPAETEPDIALPESEKPFHFSSPTKSHTSNLSCFEKQKPMLLK, from the coding sequence GTGAAAAAAAAACAACTACAGGCAGTGACAAAAATCATTGCAGGTCAATCTCCTGAATCATCGACCTACAACTCAACTGGTAATGGGCTGCCATTTTTTCAAGGGAAGGCAGATTTTCAAGAAATGTTTCCTACAGTTCGTATGTGGTGCACAAGTGCCAAGCGCAAGGAAGCAGAGCCAGGTGACATTCTAATATCAGTTCGCGCCCCTGTCGGCGCAGTAAATATCTGTAATCAAAAGTCTATTATTGGACGTGGTCTGTCCGCCATACGTCCATCTTCCAGTCTGGATGGTATGTTTCTTTACTATTTCTTCAAGGCGAACGAGAAGCAAATTGATGCCCTAGGCACTGGCTCAACATTTAAGGCGATTACACAAGAAACTCTAAAAAAAATCGAAATACCTATCCCACCGATCAAGGATCAAAAACGCATTGCCCATCTGCTCGGCAAGGTAGAAGGGCTGATCGCCCACCGCAAACAGCACCTGCAACAACTCGACGACCTGCTCAAAAGCGTCTTTCTGGAGATGTTCGGCGACCCAGAACAAAATGAGAAGAAGCATAATATTTCTACTCTCTCGCCCTACATTACACATCTAACTAGTGGTGGCCGAGGATGGGCAAAATACTATTCTGATTCAGGAAAACGATTTATCCGTTCTTTAGATGTTCAAATGAACGCCATTGGTTCGGATGATATCGTTTATGTCACCCCCCCAAATAATAAAGAAACTGAAAGAACGAGGGTTATTCAAGGCGATGTTTTACTGACGATCACGGGTTCTAAAATTGGCAGAGTTTGCTCTGTTCCACAAGATTTCGAGGAGGCCTATATAAGTCAGCATGTAGCAATTATCAGAACAAAAGGAATTAATCCCGTTTACCTTTCCTTTTATCTATCCATGCCAGCTTGCGGGCAGCGGATCATAACGAAACAGCAGTATGGGCAAGCTAAGCCGGGACTAAATCTTACCCAGATTCAAAATTTCGAAATCATAACCCCCGACATTGACCTCCAAAACCAATTCGCCGCCATTGTCGAAAAGGTCGAAGGCCTCAAATCCCGCTACCAGCAAAGCCTCACCGATCTGGAAACCCTCTATGCCGCACTGACTCAGAAGGCATTCAAGGGCGAGCTGGATCTGTCCCGGATACCCCTGCCCACCGAACCGGATGCGTCCCGCAAAGAACCTGCTGAAACAGAGCCTGACATTGCTTTGCCGGAATCTGAAAAACCCTTTCACTTCTCCTCTCCGACAAAAAGCCATACCAGCAATTTGTCCTGCTTTGAGAAACAAAAACCAATGCTGCTGAAATAG
- a CDS encoding PDDEXK nuclease domain-containing protein, producing MSSSPQNSLPDSCAGNLLQDLKSLIDQGRKQAVSAVNSAVTITYWHVGKRINEEVLHGERAEYGKQVVVSLAGELAALYGNSFEVRNLRRMMQFAEVFPDFEIVSPLVSQLSWTHFTILMSLQSSEARWFYARQAIEGKWSKRELQRQIERKAFERSEIADTKLSLAEADHLNGSFKDPYFLDFLGLKEGYLENELETALLKELELFILELGKGFAFVERQKRMIIDGEDFYLDLLFFHRKLRRLVAVELKIDRFKAAFKGQMELYLNWLNKYERQNSEEAPIGLILCAEAGTEQVELLNMQKDNIMVAEYWTELPPKKLLEEKLHNALIEVRERLAERKLPGGGE from the coding sequence ATGAGCAGCAGCCCACAAAACAGCTTGCCCGATTCCTGCGCAGGAAATCTGCTTCAAGACCTGAAGTCTTTGATTGATCAGGGCCGGAAGCAGGCGGTTTCTGCGGTTAACAGTGCGGTCACCATCACCTACTGGCATGTGGGCAAACGCATCAATGAAGAGGTCTTGCACGGAGAGCGGGCGGAATACGGCAAGCAGGTGGTGGTGTCACTGGCGGGGGAGCTGGCCGCCCTCTATGGCAACAGTTTTGAGGTCAGAAACCTGAGACGGATGATGCAGTTTGCTGAGGTTTTTCCAGACTTCGAGATTGTGTCACCGCTGGTGTCACAATTGAGCTGGACGCATTTTACCATTCTGATGTCTCTGCAAAGCAGTGAGGCCCGGTGGTTTTACGCCAGACAGGCAATCGAAGGTAAATGGAGCAAACGGGAACTGCAACGCCAGATCGAGCGCAAGGCCTTTGAACGCTCCGAAATTGCCGATACAAAACTATCCCTGGCCGAGGCGGATCACCTGAACGGCAGCTTCAAAGATCCTTACTTTCTCGATTTTCTGGGACTGAAGGAGGGGTATCTGGAAAATGAGCTGGAGACCGCCCTCCTCAAGGAGCTGGAGCTTTTCATTCTGGAGCTGGGTAAAGGCTTTGCCTTTGTGGAGCGCCAGAAACGGATGATTATTGACGGCGAGGATTTTTACCTTGATCTGCTCTTCTTTCACCGGAAGCTGAGGCGACTGGTGGCGGTGGAATTGAAAATCGACCGTTTCAAAGCCGCCTTCAAGGGCCAGATGGAACTCTATCTCAACTGGCTCAACAAATACGAACGGCAGAATAGCGAAGAAGCCCCCATCGGACTGATCCTCTGTGCGGAAGCCGGTACCGAACAGGTGGAGCTGCTCAATATGCAGAAAGACAATATCATGGTGGCCGAATACTGGACGGAACTGCCTCCCAAAAAACTGCTGGAAGAAAAACTGCACAATGCCTTGATTGAGGTGCGGGAGCGACTGGCAGAACGGAAATTACCCGGAGGTGGGGAATGA
- a CDS encoding type I restriction-modification system subunit M, which produces MLQNNPELKSKIGQLWDKFWSGGISNPLTAIEQITYLLFMKRLDDLDQKKQGDADWTGEPYTSRFEGQWIPPEYRAKAREDDTQKETDKRQTDAKMYEIDKRSLRWSEFRHMQAEEMLQHVQGKVFPFLKDMNGTASNFTHHMKNAVFIIPKPSLLVEAVKTIDEIFEIMGKDSQEKGQAFQDIQGDVYEMLLSEIATAGKNGQFRTPRHIIKLMTDLVRPQLGHRIADPACGSGGFLLGAYQYIVTQLAIKAGTSDLKPDEDGFVRTSVAAAFDEKRQAILQASLCGYDIDSTMVRLGLMNLMMHGIDEPNIDYRDTLSKGYLEEAEYDIVMANPPFTGSIDKGDINENLQLSTTKTELLFVENIYRLLKKGGTACVIVPQGVLFGSGTAFKTLRRMLVERCDLKAVITMPSGVFKPYAGVSTAILLFTKVWGPKDKVSQAATEHVWFYEMQADGYSLDDKRSKQEGHGDLQDIVSRFHARNPETDTDRRQKWFMVPRADIETEGYDLSLSRYKEDVFEEVTYEKPGVILERLLVAELGEDFVNHEIHKKLLERVEGGIVRELLELREMIA; this is translated from the coding sequence ATGCTGCAAAACAACCCCGAACTCAAAAGCAAGATCGGCCAGCTCTGGGACAAATTCTGGTCAGGCGGCATCTCCAACCCGCTCACGGCCATCGAACAGATCACCTACCTCCTGTTCATGAAGCGGCTCGATGATCTGGATCAGAAGAAACAGGGCGATGCCGACTGGACCGGCGAGCCCTACACCTCCCGGTTCGAAGGGCAATGGATACCGCCCGAATACCGCGCCAAAGCAAGGGAAGACGACACCCAAAAAGAAACGGACAAACGTCAGACCGACGCTAAAATGTATGAAATCGATAAACGCAGCTTGCGCTGGAGCGAGTTCAGACACATGCAGGCCGAGGAAATGCTGCAGCATGTACAGGGCAAGGTTTTTCCCTTTCTCAAGGACATGAACGGCACCGCAAGCAACTTCACCCACCACATGAAAAACGCCGTGTTCATCATCCCTAAACCCTCCCTCTTGGTGGAGGCGGTGAAGACCATCGATGAGATTTTCGAAATCATGGGGAAGGACTCACAGGAAAAGGGACAGGCCTTTCAGGATATTCAGGGGGATGTTTATGAAATGCTCCTTTCCGAGATCGCCACGGCGGGTAAGAATGGCCAGTTCCGCACCCCGCGCCATATCATAAAACTGATGACCGATCTGGTGCGGCCCCAGCTGGGCCACCGCATCGCAGACCCGGCCTGTGGTTCCGGCGGCTTTCTCCTCGGAGCCTATCAGTACATCGTCACCCAGCTGGCCATCAAGGCAGGAACCAGTGACCTGAAACCCGATGAAGACGGTTTTGTTCGAACCTCGGTTGCAGCCGCCTTCGACGAAAAAAGGCAGGCCATCCTGCAAGCCTCTCTCTGCGGATATGACATCGACAGCACCATGGTACGTCTGGGGCTGATGAACCTGATGATGCACGGCATCGACGAACCCAATATTGACTACAGGGACACCCTTTCCAAGGGCTATCTGGAAGAGGCCGAATACGACATCGTCATGGCCAATCCGCCCTTTACCGGCAGCATCGATAAGGGCGACATCAACGAAAACCTGCAACTTTCCACCACCAAGACCGAGCTGCTCTTTGTCGAGAACATCTACCGCCTGCTCAAAAAGGGCGGCACCGCCTGTGTCATCGTACCTCAGGGGGTGCTGTTCGGTTCCGGCACCGCATTCAAAACCCTGCGCCGGATGCTGGTGGAGCGCTGCGACCTCAAGGCGGTCATCACCATGCCCAGCGGTGTTTTCAAGCCCTACGCCGGGGTCAGCACCGCCATCCTTCTTTTCACCAAGGTCTGGGGGCCAAAGGACAAGGTGAGCCAGGCGGCCACGGAGCATGTCTGGTTTTATGAGATGCAGGCGGATGGCTATTCCCTTGACGATAAGCGCAGCAAGCAGGAAGGGCATGGGGACTTGCAGGATATTGTTTCCCGCTTCCATGCCCGTAATCCCGAGACCGATACAGACCGTAGGCAAAAATGGTTTATGGTGCCCCGTGCCGACATCGAGACCGAGGGTTATGACCTGTCCCTAAGCCGGTACAAGGAGGATGTGTTTGAAGAGGTTACGTATGAAAAGCCGGGGGTGATTCTGGAGCGCTTGCTGGTGGCGGAGCTGGGGGAAGATTTTGTAAACCACGAAATCCATAAAAAGCTTTTGGAACGTGTTGAAGGTGGGATTGTGCGGGAACTGCTGGAGCTGAGGGAGATGATAGCATGA
- a CDS encoding KilA-N domain-containing protein, with protein sequence MNSKISVKGTEITVYSDGDLDFISLTDMLRAKDGDFFISDWLRNRNTVEFLGIWEQVHNPDFNYGEFATMKSQSRQKRQAVEG encoded by the coding sequence ATGAATTCTAAAATATCGGTCAAAGGAACAGAGATAACGGTCTATTCGGATGGCGATTTGGATTTCATTTCCCTGACCGATATGCTCCGTGCCAAGGACGGAGATTTCTTTATCTCGGACTGGCTGCGGAACCGGAATACCGTCGAGTTCCTCGGAATTTGGGAACAGGTGCATAACCCGGACTTTAATTATGGCGAATTTGCCACAATGAAAAGTCAATCCAGACAGAAACGTCAAGCAGTTGAAGGATAA
- a CDS encoding type I restriction endonuclease subunit R: MTRTEAQTRSELIDSQLAQSGWNVKDPAQVIEEFDILTPLPVGVAEPRTPYEGHQFSDYVLLGKDRKPLAVVEAKKTSKDAALGREQAKQYCYNIQKQLGGELPFCFYANGHEIYFWDLDNYPPRKIVGFPTRDDLERFQYIRRNRKPLTQELINTDIAGRDYQIRAIRTVLEGMEEKKRDFLLVMATGTGKTRTCIAMVDALMRAGHAEKVLFLVDRIALREQALAAFKEYLPHEPRWPSTGEKLIAKDRRIYVSTYPTMLNIIRDAFQQLSPHFFDFIVVDESHRSIYNTYKEVLDYFKTIILGLTATPTDIIDHNTFQLFHCEDGLPTFAYTFEEAVSNVPPYLCSFQVMKIQTRFQMDGISKRTISLEDQKKMILEGKEVEEIHFEGSQLEKQVTNKGTNTLIVKEFMEECIKDPNGVLPGKTIFFCSTKAHARRIEGIFDALFPQYKGELAKVLVSEDPRVYGKGGLLDQFTNNDMPRVAISVDMLDTGIDIREIVNLVFAKPIYSYTKFWQMIGRGTRLLESSKAKPWCTEKEVFLILDCWDNFEYFKLQPKGRELKPQLPLPVRLVGLRLDKIEKAIDLAQTNIAEREIAKLRQQINELPQNSIIIREAAAALAQTKEENFWISLNHQRLEFLRNAIKPLFRTVSEADFKAMRFERDVLEYTLARLCEEKEKAETLKEGIVEQVSELPLSISFVKAEEALIRAAQTRHYWARTDALVLEDALDELNTRLGPLMKFREQQPGPGPMHLDLTDVLHHKEWVEFGPQHESVSISRYREMVEAMIEELTAHNPILQKIKTGEEVSPLEASQLAELLHAEHPHITEDLLRQIYKNRKARFIQFIRHILGIEILKSFPETVSKAFDQFIQQHTNLSSRQLEFLNLLKDFIIEREKIEKKDLINAPFTVIHPQGIRGVFSPAEINEILQLTERLAA; encoded by the coding sequence ATGACAAGGACTGAGGCCCAAACCCGCTCTGAGCTGATAGACAGCCAGCTCGCCCAATCGGGCTGGAACGTCAAAGATCCTGCCCAGGTCATTGAGGAGTTCGACATCCTGACTCCGCTTCCTGTGGGTGTTGCCGAACCACGCACCCCCTACGAAGGCCACCAGTTCAGTGACTATGTGCTGCTCGGTAAGGATCGCAAGCCCCTGGCCGTGGTCGAAGCCAAAAAAACGAGCAAGGATGCTGCGCTGGGGCGTGAACAGGCCAAGCAGTACTGCTACAACATCCAGAAGCAACTGGGCGGTGAACTGCCCTTCTGCTTCTACGCCAACGGGCACGAAATCTATTTCTGGGATCTGGACAACTATCCGCCGCGCAAGATTGTCGGCTTTCCTACACGGGATGATCTTGAGCGCTTCCAGTATATCCGCCGCAACCGCAAGCCTCTGACTCAGGAACTGATTAACACGGACATTGCGGGCCGGGATTATCAGATCCGGGCCATTCGCACCGTACTGGAAGGCATGGAAGAGAAAAAACGTGATTTCCTCCTGGTGATGGCCACCGGCACAGGCAAAACCCGCACCTGCATCGCCATGGTCGATGCCCTTATGCGCGCCGGTCATGCCGAGAAGGTGCTGTTTCTGGTTGACCGCATTGCCCTGCGCGAACAGGCACTGGCCGCCTTCAAGGAGTATCTGCCCCACGAGCCGCGCTGGCCCAGCACAGGTGAGAAGCTCATTGCCAAGGACCGCCGCATCTATGTCTCGACCTATCCCACCATGCTCAATATCATCCGGGATGCCTTTCAACAGCTGTCTCCGCACTTTTTTGATTTCATTGTGGTCGATGAAAGCCACCGATCCATCTACAACACCTACAAAGAGGTGCTGGACTATTTCAAAACCATCATTCTGGGCCTCACCGCCACGCCAACCGACATCATCGACCACAACACCTTTCAGCTTTTTCACTGCGAAGACGGCCTCCCCACCTTTGCCTATACCTTTGAAGAGGCGGTCAGCAACGTGCCGCCCTACCTGTGCAGCTTTCAGGTAATGAAGATCCAGACCCGCTTCCAGATGGATGGCATCAGCAAGCGCACCATATCGCTGGAAGACCAGAAAAAGATGATTCTGGAAGGCAAGGAAGTCGAGGAAATCCATTTCGAAGGCTCCCAGCTGGAAAAGCAGGTAACCAACAAAGGTACCAATACCCTTATTGTCAAAGAGTTCATGGAGGAGTGCATCAAGGATCCAAATGGCGTGCTCCCCGGTAAAACAATTTTCTTCTGTTCAACCAAGGCCCATGCCCGACGCATCGAAGGAATCTTCGACGCACTCTTTCCCCAATACAAGGGGGAGCTGGCCAAGGTGCTGGTCTCGGAAGACCCGCGCGTCTATGGCAAGGGCGGCCTGCTCGACCAGTTCACCAACAATGACATGCCCCGCGTTGCCATCAGCGTTGACATGCTCGACACCGGTATCGACATTCGTGAAATCGTCAATCTGGTCTTTGCCAAGCCGATCTACTCCTACACCAAATTCTGGCAGATGATCGGACGCGGCACCCGCTTACTGGAATCCAGCAAGGCCAAACCCTGGTGCACGGAAAAAGAGGTCTTTCTCATCCTCGACTGCTGGGACAATTTCGAATACTTCAAACTGCAACCCAAGGGCAGGGAACTCAAGCCCCAGCTGCCCCTGCCGGTGCGGCTGGTTGGATTGCGGCTGGATAAAATCGAAAAGGCCATCGACCTTGCGCAGACAAACATTGCCGAACGAGAAATAGCCAAACTGCGCCAGCAGATCAACGAGCTGCCGCAAAACTCCATTATCATCAGGGAGGCCGCCGCCGCGCTGGCTCAGACAAAGGAGGAAAACTTCTGGATCTCCCTGAATCACCAGCGGCTGGAATTTTTGCGGAACGCCATCAAGCCGCTGTTCCGCACCGTATCCGAGGCCGACTTCAAAGCCATGCGTTTCGAGCGGGATGTACTGGAATACACCCTGGCCAGACTGTGCGAAGAGAAGGAAAAGGCCGAAACCCTCAAGGAAGGTATCGTTGAGCAGGTCAGCGAGCTGCCACTCTCGATCAGCTTTGTCAAAGCCGAAGAGGCCTTGATCCGTGCCGCCCAGACCCGGCACTACTGGGCCAGAACGGATGCCCTTGTTTTGGAAGATGCCCTTGATGAGCTGAACACCCGCCTCGGCCCCCTGATGAAATTCCGCGAGCAGCAGCCCGGCCCCGGCCCCATGCACCTTGATCTCACCGACGTGCTGCACCATAAAGAATGGGTGGAGTTCGGGCCACAGCATGAATCGGTCAGCATCAGCCGCTACCGTGAGATGGTCGAAGCCATGATCGAAGAGCTGACGGCACACAATCCCATATTGCAAAAAATTAAAACCGGAGAAGAGGTCTCACCCCTTGAGGCCAGCCAGCTTGCCGAGCTGCTCCACGCAGAGCACCCGCACATCACCGAAGACCTGCTGCGCCAGATCTACAAAAACCGCAAGGCCCGCTTCATCCAGTTCATCCGCCACATCCTCGGCATTGAGATTCTGAAGAGTTTCCCAGAAACGGTCAGCAAAGCCTTTGATCAGTTCATCCAGCAGCACACCAATCTCTCCAGCCGCCAGCTGGAGTTCCTGAACCTGCTCAAGGACTTCATCATCGAGCGTGAAAAGATCGAGAAGAAAGACCTCATTAATGCACCCTTCACGGTCATTCACCCCCAGGGAATTCGAGGTGTCTTTAGCCCGGCGGAGATCAATGAAATCCTGCAGCTTACAGAACGCCTGGCGGCCTGA
- a CDS encoding helix-turn-helix domain-containing protein produces MAKTPENFAETVKEVRQQLGLSQEELAHELAVSFSTINRWENSKTVPFKLARRQFEAFCMQMKEQGKLKHDKD; encoded by the coding sequence ATGGCAAAAACACCGGAAAATTTTGCAGAAACGGTCAAAGAGGTCCGCCAGCAACTGGGTCTCAGTCAGGAAGAACTGGCCCACGAGCTGGCCGTGAGCTTTTCCACCATCAACCGCTGGGAAAACAGCAAGACGGTTCCCTTCAAGCTGGCAAGAAGGCAATTCGAAGCCTTTTGTATGCAGATGAAAGAACAGGGGAAGCTGAAGCATGACAAGGACTGA
- a CDS encoding alpha/beta fold hydrolase encodes MKHTSLQAFTCWLLFFIFAASPAAAQWPRMTPSQDGVPISYEVYGKGEPTLIFVHGWSCDARYWREQVAHFSKKNRMVLLDLAGHGHSGMGRSQYTMKAFGEDVKAVAEAVGSKEVILIGHSMGGPVIAEAARLMPGRVLGLIGVDTFGNVAHPLTPEILDGMVSPLEEDFQTGSRPFVETMMVPATPAPLREWILSDMAAAPPAVALSALKEMMGLFITGESAAIFQEVRLPVMAVNADLWPIDYESNRRHMASFEATVIKGADHFLMLARPAVFNPALEEAVGKIMKKK; translated from the coding sequence ATGAAACACACATCTTTACAAGCCTTTACCTGCTGGCTTCTCTTTTTTATCTTCGCTGCCAGTCCGGCCGCAGCCCAGTGGCCCCGAATGACACCCTCCCAGGACGGCGTACCCATTTCCTATGAAGTGTACGGAAAGGGAGAACCCACCCTGATTTTTGTCCACGGATGGAGCTGCGATGCCCGCTACTGGCGGGAGCAGGTCGCCCATTTTTCAAAAAAGAACCGCATGGTGCTTCTGGATCTGGCAGGCCACGGCCACTCGGGGATGGGCCGTAGCCAATACACCATGAAGGCCTTTGGAGAGGATGTGAAGGCTGTGGCGGAAGCGGTGGGAAGCAAAGAGGTAATTCTCATCGGTCACTCCATGGGCGGCCCCGTCATCGCCGAGGCAGCGCGTCTCATGCCCGGACGCGTGCTGGGCCTCATCGGCGTGGACACCTTTGGCAACGTGGCCCATCCCCTCACCCCTGAAATCCTGGACGGGATGGTCAGCCCGCTGGAAGAGGATTTTCAGACTGGAAGCCGTCCGTTTGTTGAAACCATGATGGTTCCCGCCACACCGGCCCCGCTCCGGGAATGGATTCTCAGCGACATGGCTGCTGCCCCTCCCGCCGTGGCCCTGAGTGCCTTAAAGGAAATGATGGGGCTTTTCATCACCGGGGAGTCCGCCGCCATCTTCCAAGAAGTCCGCCTTCCCGTCATGGCCGTCAATGCGGACCTCTGGCCCATTGACTATGAAAGCAACCGCAGGCACATGGCTTCCTTTGAGGCCACCGTCATCAAGGGGGCCGACCATTTTCTCATGCTGGCAAGGCCGGCGGTCTTCAATCCCGCTCTGGAAGAGGCCGTGGGAAAAATCATGAAGAAGAAATAG